A genomic stretch from Deinococcus humi includes:
- a CDS encoding GNAT family N-acetyltransferase, whose translation MTSFSLRDFRKPQDYAAVAEVLNASNPAWPLTPDLLQSWEEARDPALFNTQLVAEQGGRIVGVGGIGHDDFAFEDWRYSGNLAVHPDARGQGIGSALYDELLRRVRERGAREIRTMSSDEATDAPGRAFLETRGFRVTWERYESRLDTAGVDLSRFDDLMASVAQEGIELRSLTDLRAEPERNRWLWELDWELFQDVPMGMTLTKRPLDAWVRQELDDPTLASDLSFVAIRPGVNDPLTGPCVGYSTLGSNPSGFYYIGMTGVKRGERGKGLAKALKVAAMRALAASGGGEIRTFNDPPNVAMIGMNEVLGFKRTSTRYRYELNLKDTP comes from the coding sequence ATGACTTCCTTTTCGCTGCGGGACTTCCGCAAACCACAGGACTACGCCGCCGTGGCGGAGGTGCTGAACGCCAGCAATCCGGCCTGGCCGCTTACCCCTGACCTTCTTCAGTCTTGGGAAGAGGCGCGCGACCCTGCCCTGTTCAACACCCAGCTGGTGGCCGAGCAGGGGGGGCGCATCGTGGGGGTGGGCGGCATCGGCCATGACGATTTCGCCTTCGAGGACTGGCGCTATTCCGGCAATCTGGCCGTTCACCCGGACGCGAGGGGACAGGGCATCGGCTCGGCGCTGTACGACGAACTGCTGCGGCGGGTGCGTGAACGCGGGGCGCGCGAGATCCGGACCATGTCCAGCGACGAGGCCACCGACGCGCCGGGCCGGGCTTTTCTGGAGACACGCGGGTTCAGGGTGACCTGGGAACGTTACGAGTCGCGGCTGGACACGGCGGGTGTGGACCTCTCCCGTTTTGACGACCTGATGGCCTCGGTGGCCCAGGAGGGCATTGAGTTGCGCTCGCTGACCGATCTGAGGGCCGAGCCAGAGCGCAACCGCTGGCTGTGGGAGCTGGACTGGGAACTGTTTCAGGACGTGCCGATGGGCATGACACTCACCAAGCGCCCGCTGGACGCCTGGGTCCGGCAGGAGCTGGACGACCCCACGCTGGCCTCCGATCTTTCCTTCGTGGCGATCCGGCCCGGCGTCAATGATCCGCTGACCGGCCCCTGCGTCGGCTACAGCACGCTGGGCAGCAATCCTTCTGGCTTCTACTACATCGGCATGACCGGCGTGAAGCGCGGGGAGCGGGGCAAGGGTCTGGCCAAGGCCCTCAAGGTGGCGGCCATGCGCGCCCTGGCCGCCTCGGGCGGCGGCGAGATCCGCACCTTCAACGATCCGCCCAACGTCGCCATGATCGGCATGAACGAGGTGCTGGGGTTCAAGCGCACCTCCACCCGCTACCGCTACGAACTGAACCTGAAGGACACGCCATGA
- a CDS encoding PIG-L deacetylase family protein, with protein sequence MLTGMSAAQKMKLLLIVPHPDDEVYGASGTLMELLAQGHRCGLVTLTRGEAGRTLGLAEGPEELARMRAAELAACLEVIGLTTTPGSVHEQHTFPDKYLKDQPLENLVEVAREAMVRHRPETVLTFPPNGSNGHPDHVTTHRAVKAAWDSLPEGERPQLWYYASDTPPENEALRAEWLPPNTRHDVTAHITRKLQAIACHRTQALSTVDFIRKFPERVTLETFYALE encoded by the coding sequence ATGCTGACGGGCATGTCCGCTGCCCAGAAAATGAAACTCCTGCTGATCGTTCCCCACCCTGACGACGAGGTCTACGGCGCGTCCGGCACGCTGATGGAGCTGCTCGCGCAAGGCCACCGCTGCGGGCTGGTCACCCTGACGCGCGGCGAGGCGGGCCGCACCCTGGGGCTGGCCGAGGGGCCGGAGGAACTGGCCCGCATGCGCGCCGCCGAACTGGCCGCCTGCCTGGAGGTGATCGGTCTGACCACCACCCCCGGCAGCGTCCACGAACAGCACACCTTCCCCGACAAATATCTGAAGGATCAGCCACTGGAAAACCTGGTGGAGGTGGCCCGCGAGGCGATGGTCCGCCACCGCCCGGAGACGGTGCTGACCTTCCCGCCCAACGGCAGCAACGGCCACCCGGACCACGTCACCACCCACCGCGCCGTCAAGGCCGCCTGGGACAGCCTGCCGGAGGGGGAACGCCCACAGCTGTGGTACTACGCCAGCGACACGCCCCCCGAGAACGAGGCGTTGCGTGCCGAGTGGCTGCCGCCCAACACCCGGCATGACGTGACCGCCCACATTACCCGCAAGCTCCAGGCCATCGCCTGCCACCGCACCCAGGCGCTGAGCACCGTGGACTTTATCCGCAAGTTCCCCGAGCGCGTCACGCTGGAAACGTTTTACGCGCTGGAGTGA